The Microbulbifer sp. YPW1 genome contains a region encoding:
- a CDS encoding transglutaminase family protein, whose protein sequence is MQQKLLGIRHDEVSEFERKSFKHEAGDYVELEWDIPADSKSTKKVYFDLLVKSYDISGEQMSGKTSSPWRTSQREAPDSIYLQPAEYIESDNDQILKLAHHIQRTYSDPEAQLRAAFLTPQQMIQYRRQSTRGALYAVSARQGDCTEYAALFVALARAMGFPARMTSEFLFTEHHTFSQPNHHAAEVYFNGHWVPVDANLALDPKFGYGFGSGAHSKIVLNRNSVWVWSNLWPRGTSKRPGSVDVDMQWKIYDMRRD, encoded by the coding sequence ATGCAGCAGAAACTGCTCGGTATCCGGCACGATGAGGTCAGCGAATTTGAACGCAAATCGTTCAAGCATGAGGCCGGTGACTACGTGGAGCTGGAGTGGGATATTCCCGCCGACAGCAAGTCGACGAAAAAGGTTTATTTCGACTTGCTGGTTAAATCCTATGATATTTCTGGCGAACAGATGTCCGGGAAGACGTCGTCTCCTTGGAGAACTTCTCAGCGCGAAGCGCCTGACAGCATCTACCTTCAACCCGCGGAGTATATTGAGTCAGACAACGATCAGATCCTGAAACTCGCGCATCATATCCAGCGGACTTACAGCGATCCGGAGGCACAGCTGCGAGCCGCTTTCCTGACGCCCCAGCAAATGATCCAGTACCGGCGCCAGTCTACCCGTGGGGCACTCTATGCGGTGTCTGCCCGTCAGGGAGATTGCACGGAATACGCTGCTTTGTTTGTGGCGCTGGCCCGAGCCATGGGGTTTCCCGCGAGAATGACCTCGGAATTCCTGTTTACCGAACACCATACTTTCTCTCAGCCAAACCACCATGCCGCTGAGGTTTACTTCAACGGTCACTGGGTACCCGTGGATGCGAACCTGGCGCTGGACCCGAAATTCGGATACGGCTTTGGTTCCGGTGCCCACAGTAAAATTGTACTGAATAGAAACTCGGTCTGGGTCTGGTCCAATCTTTGGCCACGTGGAACCAGTAAACGACCCGGCAGTGTCGATGTAGATATGCAGTGGAAAATCTACGATATGCGGAGGGATTAA